One Cellulomonas sp. NS3 genomic region harbors:
- a CDS encoding DUF6188 family protein, whose product MIALEALVGCPVSRLMLDHQVALLLVDDASEGQRVSATLILEEAFELTLGPEAHLVDPDDPTTLGPTCRLLHQTISAASAADGGALDLQLGDAIALSLTPTGNYEAWELSGTGVPSVLVGPA is encoded by the coding sequence GTGATCGCTCTGGAAGCGCTCGTCGGGTGCCCCGTGTCGCGGCTGATGCTCGACCACCAGGTGGCGCTGCTCCTCGTCGACGATGCAAGCGAAGGGCAACGAGTCAGCGCCACCCTGATCCTCGAGGAGGCGTTCGAGCTGACGCTCGGACCAGAAGCGCACCTCGTCGACCCGGACGACCCCACGACTCTGGGACCGACCTGCCGGCTGCTGCACCAGACGATCTCCGCGGCATCCGCGGCAGACGGCGGCGCGCTGGACCTCCAGTTGGGCGACGCGATCGCGTTGTCGCTTACGCCCACGGGGAACTACGAAGCATGGGAGCTCTCCGGCACGGGCGTGCCCTCGGTGCTCGTAGGTCCCGCCTGA